The Miscanthus floridulus cultivar M001 chromosome 7, ASM1932011v1, whole genome shotgun sequence genome includes a region encoding these proteins:
- the LOC136465706 gene encoding arabinogalactan protein 1-like, with product MAVSEPAAAEPPSSTTPVVRMSQPPPRPPPPGPMEDASTAGAPSPSTPSRVTTPQSSKGPDLARPLPWEPAVAAAATSGVPRRPLMPPADAEGAATVVSQAATVSLASP from the coding sequence GAGCCGGCCGCTGCGGAGCCACCTTCCTCCACTACGCCCGTCGTGCGGATGTCGCAGCCGCCGCCGAGGCCTCCCCCGCCGGGCCCCATGGAGGACGCCTCCACCGCCGGTGCCCCCTCGCCCTCCACGCCGTCGAGAGTGACCACCCCGCAATCTAGCAAGGGGCCAGATCTGGCGCGCCCCCTACCATGGGAGccggccgtcgccgccgccgcgactTCCGGGGTGCCCCGCCGGCCATTGATGCCACCGGCCGACGCGGAGGGAGCTGCCACCGTCGTCAGCCAGGCCGCCACGGTGTCGCTGGCCTCCCCCTAA